The following proteins are co-located in the Dromiciops gliroides isolate mDroGli1 chromosome 2, mDroGli1.pri, whole genome shotgun sequence genome:
- the TPPP3 gene encoding tubulin polymerization-promoting protein family member 3 translates to MAGHPDVEGLEESFRKFAVHGDTKATGQEMNGKNWAKLCKDCKVADGKNVTGTDVDIVFSKVKGKTARVINYEEFKKALEELAAKRFKGKDKEEAFDAICKLVAGKEPANVGVTKAKTGGAVERLTDTSKYTGSHKERFDESGKGKGIAGRQDILDDSGYVSAYKHAGTYDSKVKK, encoded by the exons ATGGCAGGGCACCCAGACGTGGAAGGCTTGGAGGAGAGCTTCCGAAAGTTTGCCGTCCATGGAGACACCAAGGCCACGGGGCAGGAGATGAACGGCAAGAACTGGGCCAAACTCTGTAAGGACTGCAAGGTTGCCGATGGCAAGAATGTCACAGGCACGGACGTTGACATTGTCTTCTCTAAAGTCAA GGGGAAGACTGCCCGAGTCATCAATTATGAGGAGTTTAAGAAGGCCCTGGAGGAGCTGGCTGCAAAGAGGTTTAAGGGCAAGGACAAGGAGGAGGCATTCGATGCCATCTGCAAGCTGGTGGCGGGCAAAGAGCCGGCCAACGTGGGAGTCACT AAAGCTAAAACAGGAGGGGCTGTGGAGCGCCTGACCGATACCAGCAAGTACACGGGCTCCCACAAGGAGCGCTTTGATGAAAGCGGCAAAGGAAAGGGCATCGCTGGGCGACAAGACATCCTGGACGATAGCGGCTATGTCAGTGCCTACAAGCATGCGGGAACCTATGACTCCAAGGTGAAAAAGTGA